A single window of Luteipulveratus halotolerans DNA harbors:
- a CDS encoding group I truncated hemoglobin, whose translation MTEHVQSDYDAVGGAPAIKAVVNRFYELIVGDPSLAPFFEGIDMTSLKRHQVLMVSQVMGGPAEYDGRELRAAHAEMPIRSEHFAAVVEHLVAALHEFDVPQEIIDRVVAALGQTQPDIVTADAH comes from the coding sequence ATGACCGAGCACGTCCAGAGCGACTACGACGCCGTCGGCGGAGCCCCCGCCATCAAGGCCGTCGTCAACCGCTTCTACGAGCTGATCGTCGGCGACCCGAGCCTGGCCCCGTTCTTCGAGGGCATCGACATGACCAGCCTCAAGCGCCATCAGGTGCTGATGGTCTCGCAGGTCATGGGTGGCCCCGCCGAGTACGACGGCCGCGAGCTGCGCGCCGCACACGCCGAGATGCCCATCCGCTCCGAGCACTTCGCCGCGGTGGTCGAGCACCTCGTCGCCGCCCTGCACGAGTTCGACGTGCCGCAGGAGATCATCGACCGAGTCGTCGCCGCGCTCGGCCAGACGCAGCCGGACATCGTCACCGCCGACGCGCACTGA